In a genomic window of Cynocephalus volans isolate mCynVol1 chromosome 1, mCynVol1.pri, whole genome shotgun sequence:
- the SMOX gene encoding spermine oxidase isoform X2: protein MQSCESSGDSADDPLSRGLRRRGQPRVVVIGAGLAGLAAAKALLEQGFTDVTVLEASSRIGGRVQSVKLDATFELGATWIHGSQGNPIYHLAEANGLLEETTDGERSVGRISLYSKNGVACYLTNRGQRIPKDVVEEFSDLYNEVYNLTQEFFRNGKPVNAESQNSVGVFTRDEVRNRIRDDPDDLEATKRLKLAMIQQYLKVESCESSSHSMDEVSLSAFGEWTEIPGAHHIIPSGFMRVVELLAEGIPAHVIQLGKPVRCIHWDQASARPRGPEIEPRGEGDHNHDTGEGGQGGEELQGDRWDEDQQWPVVVECEDCEVIPADHVIVTVSLGVLKRQYASFFRPGLPTEKVAAIHRLGISTTDKIFLEFEEPFWGPECNSLQFVWEDEAESRTLTYPPELWYRKICGFDVLYPPERYGHVLSGWICGEEALVMEKCDDEAVAEICTEMLRLFTGNPNIPKPRRILRSAWGSNPYFRGSYSYTQVGSSGADVEKLAKPLPYTESSKTAHGSSTKQQPGHLLSSKCPEQSLDSNRGSIKPMQVLFSGEATHRKYYSTTHGALLSGQREAARLIEMYRDLFQQGT from the exons ATGCAAAGTTGTGAATCCAGTGGCGACAGTGCGGATGACCCTCTCAGTCGTGGCCTGCGGAGAAGGGGACAGCCTCGTGTGGTGGTGATCGGTGCCGGCTTGGCTGGCCTGGCTGCGGCCAAAGCGCTTCTGGAGCAGGGCTTCACGGATGTCACTGTGCTTGAGGCTTCCAGCCGCATTGGAGGCCGTGTGCAGAGTGTGAAACTCG ACGCCACCTTTGAGCTGGGAGCCACCTGGATCCATGGCTCCCAGGGGAACCCCATCTATCATCTAGCAGAAGCCAATGGCCTCCTGGAAGAGACAACTGATGGGGAGCGCAGTGTGGGCCGCATTAGCCTCTATTCCAAGAATGGCGTGGCCTGCTACCTTACCAACCGTGGCCAGAGGATCCCCAAGGACGTGGTTGAGGAATTCAGCGATTTATACAACGAG GTCTATAACTTGACCCAGGAGTTCTTCCGGAATGGTAAACCAGTCAATGCTGAGAGTCAGAACAGCGTGGGGGTGTTCACCCGGGACGAGGTGCGCAACCGCATCAGGGATGACCCCGATGACCTGGAGGCCACTAAGCGCCTGAAGCTTGCCATGATCCAGCAGTACCTAAAG GTGGAGAGCTGTGAGAGCAGCTCACACAGCATGGACGAGGTGTCCCTGAGCGCCTTTGGGGAGTGGACCGAGATCCCCGGCGCCCACCACATCATCCCCTCAGGCTTTATGCGGGTCGTGGAGCTGCTGGCCGAGGGCATCCCTGCTCACGTTATCCAGCTGGGGAAGCCTGTCCGTTGCATTCACTGGGACCAGGCCTCAGCCCGCCCTCGGGGCCCTGAGATTGAGCCCCGGGGTGAGGGTGACCATAATCATGACACTGGGGAGGGTGGCCAGGGTGGTGAGGAGCTGCAGGGGGACAGGTGGGATGAGGACCAGCAGTGGCCAGTGGTGGTGGAGTGTGAGGACTGTGAGGTGATCCCAGCGGACCACGTGATTGTGACCGTGTCGCTGGGTGTGCTCAAGAGGCAGTACGCCAGCTTCTTCCGGCCAGGCCTGCCCACAGAGAAGGTGGCTGCCATCCACCGCCTGGGCATCAGCACCACCGACAAGATCTTTCTTGAATTTGAGGAACCCTTCTGGGGCCCCGAGTGCAATAGCCTACAGTTTGTGTGGGAGGACGAGGCGGAGAGCCGCACCCTCACCTACCCGCCCGAGCTCTGGTACCGCAAGATCTGTGGCTTCGATGTCCTGTACCCGCCGGAGCGCTATGGCCATGTGCTGAGCGGCTGGATCTGCGGGGAGGAGGCCCTTGTCATGGAGAAGTGTGACGATGAGGCGGTAGCGGAGATCTGCACGGAGATGCTGCGCCTGTTCACAG GGAACCCCAACATTCCAAAACCCCGGCGAATCCTGCGCTCAGCCTGGGGCAGCAACCCCTACTTCCGAGGCTCTTATTCGTACACGCAGGtgggctcgagcggggcagatgTGGAGAAGCTGGCCAAGCCCCTGCCATACACGGAGAGCTCCAAGACAGCG CATGGAAGCTCCACAAAGCAGCAGCCCGGTCACCTTTTATCTTCCAAGTGCCCAGAACAGTCCCTGGACTCTAATAGGGGCTCCATAAAG CCCATGCAGGTGCTGTTCTCAGGTGAGGCCACCCACCGCAAGTACTACTCCACCACCCATGGTGCTCTGCTCTCTGGCCAGCGTGAGGCTGCCCGTCTCATCGAGATGTACCGAGACCTCTTCCAGCAGGGGACCTGA
- the SMOX gene encoding spermine oxidase isoform X1, with translation MQSCESSGDSADDPLSRGLRRRGQPRVVVIGAGLAGLAAAKALLEQGFTDVTVLEASSRIGGRVQSVKLGDATFELGATWIHGSQGNPIYHLAEANGLLEETTDGERSVGRISLYSKNGVACYLTNRGQRIPKDVVEEFSDLYNEVYNLTQEFFRNGKPVNAESQNSVGVFTRDEVRNRIRDDPDDLEATKRLKLAMIQQYLKVESCESSSHSMDEVSLSAFGEWTEIPGAHHIIPSGFMRVVELLAEGIPAHVIQLGKPVRCIHWDQASARPRGPEIEPRGEGDHNHDTGEGGQGGEELQGDRWDEDQQWPVVVECEDCEVIPADHVIVTVSLGVLKRQYASFFRPGLPTEKVAAIHRLGISTTDKIFLEFEEPFWGPECNSLQFVWEDEAESRTLTYPPELWYRKICGFDVLYPPERYGHVLSGWICGEEALVMEKCDDEAVAEICTEMLRLFTGNPNIPKPRRILRSAWGSNPYFRGSYSYTQVGSSGADVEKLAKPLPYTESSKTAHGSSTKQQPGHLLSSKCPEQSLDSNRGSIKPMQVLFSGEATHRKYYSTTHGALLSGQREAARLIEMYRDLFQQGT, from the exons ATGCAAAGTTGTGAATCCAGTGGCGACAGTGCGGATGACCCTCTCAGTCGTGGCCTGCGGAGAAGGGGACAGCCTCGTGTGGTGGTGATCGGTGCCGGCTTGGCTGGCCTGGCTGCGGCCAAAGCGCTTCTGGAGCAGGGCTTCACGGATGTCACTGTGCTTGAGGCTTCCAGCCGCATTGGAGGCCGTGTGCAGAGTGTGAAACTCG GAGACGCCACCTTTGAGCTGGGAGCCACCTGGATCCATGGCTCCCAGGGGAACCCCATCTATCATCTAGCAGAAGCCAATGGCCTCCTGGAAGAGACAACTGATGGGGAGCGCAGTGTGGGCCGCATTAGCCTCTATTCCAAGAATGGCGTGGCCTGCTACCTTACCAACCGTGGCCAGAGGATCCCCAAGGACGTGGTTGAGGAATTCAGCGATTTATACAACGAG GTCTATAACTTGACCCAGGAGTTCTTCCGGAATGGTAAACCAGTCAATGCTGAGAGTCAGAACAGCGTGGGGGTGTTCACCCGGGACGAGGTGCGCAACCGCATCAGGGATGACCCCGATGACCTGGAGGCCACTAAGCGCCTGAAGCTTGCCATGATCCAGCAGTACCTAAAG GTGGAGAGCTGTGAGAGCAGCTCACACAGCATGGACGAGGTGTCCCTGAGCGCCTTTGGGGAGTGGACCGAGATCCCCGGCGCCCACCACATCATCCCCTCAGGCTTTATGCGGGTCGTGGAGCTGCTGGCCGAGGGCATCCCTGCTCACGTTATCCAGCTGGGGAAGCCTGTCCGTTGCATTCACTGGGACCAGGCCTCAGCCCGCCCTCGGGGCCCTGAGATTGAGCCCCGGGGTGAGGGTGACCATAATCATGACACTGGGGAGGGTGGCCAGGGTGGTGAGGAGCTGCAGGGGGACAGGTGGGATGAGGACCAGCAGTGGCCAGTGGTGGTGGAGTGTGAGGACTGTGAGGTGATCCCAGCGGACCACGTGATTGTGACCGTGTCGCTGGGTGTGCTCAAGAGGCAGTACGCCAGCTTCTTCCGGCCAGGCCTGCCCACAGAGAAGGTGGCTGCCATCCACCGCCTGGGCATCAGCACCACCGACAAGATCTTTCTTGAATTTGAGGAACCCTTCTGGGGCCCCGAGTGCAATAGCCTACAGTTTGTGTGGGAGGACGAGGCGGAGAGCCGCACCCTCACCTACCCGCCCGAGCTCTGGTACCGCAAGATCTGTGGCTTCGATGTCCTGTACCCGCCGGAGCGCTATGGCCATGTGCTGAGCGGCTGGATCTGCGGGGAGGAGGCCCTTGTCATGGAGAAGTGTGACGATGAGGCGGTAGCGGAGATCTGCACGGAGATGCTGCGCCTGTTCACAG GGAACCCCAACATTCCAAAACCCCGGCGAATCCTGCGCTCAGCCTGGGGCAGCAACCCCTACTTCCGAGGCTCTTATTCGTACACGCAGGtgggctcgagcggggcagatgTGGAGAAGCTGGCCAAGCCCCTGCCATACACGGAGAGCTCCAAGACAGCG CATGGAAGCTCCACAAAGCAGCAGCCCGGTCACCTTTTATCTTCCAAGTGCCCAGAACAGTCCCTGGACTCTAATAGGGGCTCCATAAAG CCCATGCAGGTGCTGTTCTCAGGTGAGGCCACCCACCGCAAGTACTACTCCACCACCCATGGTGCTCTGCTCTCTGGCCAGCGTGAGGCTGCCCGTCTCATCGAGATGTACCGAGACCTCTTCCAGCAGGGGACCTGA
- the SMOX gene encoding spermine oxidase isoform X3 produces the protein MQSCESSGDSADDPLSRGLRRRGQPRVVVIGAGLAGLAAAKALLEQGFTDVTVLEASSRIGGRVQSVKLGDATFELGATWIHGSQGNPIYHLAEANGLLEETTDGERSVGRISLYSKNGVACYLTNRGQRIPKDVVEEFSDLYNEVYNLTQEFFRNGKPVNAESQNSVGVFTRDEVRNRIRDDPDDLEATKRLKLAMIQQYLKVESCESSSHSMDEVSLSAFGEWTEIPGAHHIIPSGFMRVVELLAEGIPAHVIQLGKPVRCIHWDQASARPRGPEIEPRGEGDHNHDTGEGGQGGEELQGDRWDEDQQWPVVVECEDCEVIPADHVIVTVSLGVLKRQYASFFRPGLPTEKVAAIHRLGISTTDKIFLEFEEPFWGPECNSLQFVWEDEAESRTLTYPPELWYRKICGFDVLYPPERYGHVLSGWICGEEALVMEKCDDEAVAEICTEMLRLFTGNPNIPKPRRILRSAWGSNPYFRGSYSYTQVGSSGADVEKLAKPLPYTESSKTAPMQVLFSGEATHRKYYSTTHGALLSGQREAARLIEMYRDLFQQGT, from the exons ATGCAAAGTTGTGAATCCAGTGGCGACAGTGCGGATGACCCTCTCAGTCGTGGCCTGCGGAGAAGGGGACAGCCTCGTGTGGTGGTGATCGGTGCCGGCTTGGCTGGCCTGGCTGCGGCCAAAGCGCTTCTGGAGCAGGGCTTCACGGATGTCACTGTGCTTGAGGCTTCCAGCCGCATTGGAGGCCGTGTGCAGAGTGTGAAACTCG GAGACGCCACCTTTGAGCTGGGAGCCACCTGGATCCATGGCTCCCAGGGGAACCCCATCTATCATCTAGCAGAAGCCAATGGCCTCCTGGAAGAGACAACTGATGGGGAGCGCAGTGTGGGCCGCATTAGCCTCTATTCCAAGAATGGCGTGGCCTGCTACCTTACCAACCGTGGCCAGAGGATCCCCAAGGACGTGGTTGAGGAATTCAGCGATTTATACAACGAG GTCTATAACTTGACCCAGGAGTTCTTCCGGAATGGTAAACCAGTCAATGCTGAGAGTCAGAACAGCGTGGGGGTGTTCACCCGGGACGAGGTGCGCAACCGCATCAGGGATGACCCCGATGACCTGGAGGCCACTAAGCGCCTGAAGCTTGCCATGATCCAGCAGTACCTAAAG GTGGAGAGCTGTGAGAGCAGCTCACACAGCATGGACGAGGTGTCCCTGAGCGCCTTTGGGGAGTGGACCGAGATCCCCGGCGCCCACCACATCATCCCCTCAGGCTTTATGCGGGTCGTGGAGCTGCTGGCCGAGGGCATCCCTGCTCACGTTATCCAGCTGGGGAAGCCTGTCCGTTGCATTCACTGGGACCAGGCCTCAGCCCGCCCTCGGGGCCCTGAGATTGAGCCCCGGGGTGAGGGTGACCATAATCATGACACTGGGGAGGGTGGCCAGGGTGGTGAGGAGCTGCAGGGGGACAGGTGGGATGAGGACCAGCAGTGGCCAGTGGTGGTGGAGTGTGAGGACTGTGAGGTGATCCCAGCGGACCACGTGATTGTGACCGTGTCGCTGGGTGTGCTCAAGAGGCAGTACGCCAGCTTCTTCCGGCCAGGCCTGCCCACAGAGAAGGTGGCTGCCATCCACCGCCTGGGCATCAGCACCACCGACAAGATCTTTCTTGAATTTGAGGAACCCTTCTGGGGCCCCGAGTGCAATAGCCTACAGTTTGTGTGGGAGGACGAGGCGGAGAGCCGCACCCTCACCTACCCGCCCGAGCTCTGGTACCGCAAGATCTGTGGCTTCGATGTCCTGTACCCGCCGGAGCGCTATGGCCATGTGCTGAGCGGCTGGATCTGCGGGGAGGAGGCCCTTGTCATGGAGAAGTGTGACGATGAGGCGGTAGCGGAGATCTGCACGGAGATGCTGCGCCTGTTCACAG GGAACCCCAACATTCCAAAACCCCGGCGAATCCTGCGCTCAGCCTGGGGCAGCAACCCCTACTTCCGAGGCTCTTATTCGTACACGCAGGtgggctcgagcggggcagatgTGGAGAAGCTGGCCAAGCCCCTGCCATACACGGAGAGCTCCAAGACAGCG CCCATGCAGGTGCTGTTCTCAGGTGAGGCCACCCACCGCAAGTACTACTCCACCACCCATGGTGCTCTGCTCTCTGGCCAGCGTGAGGCTGCCCGTCTCATCGAGATGTACCGAGACCTCTTCCAGCAGGGGACCTGA